The proteins below are encoded in one region of Bacteroidota bacterium:
- a CDS encoding MmcQ/YjbR family DNA-binding protein, whose protein sequence is MNIEEVREYCTSKKGCEETFPFDEETLVFKVMGKMFALMPLEKNSTINLKCDPDRSIELREKYDSITPGYHMSKKHWNTINYSDNFPRKLLTELIDHSYELVVSSLTKKLKEELKSI, encoded by the coding sequence ATGAACATCGAAGAAGTCAGAGAATACTGTACATCTAAAAAAGGATGCGAAGAAACATTCCCTTTTGATGAGGAGACTTTAGTTTTTAAAGTTATGGGAAAAATGTTTGCTCTAATGCCTCTGGAAAAGAACAGCACCATTAATTTGAAATGTGACCCCGACAGATCGATAGAATTAAGGGAAAAATATGACAGTATCACACCAGGTTACCACATGAGTAAAAAGCATTGGAATACAATTAATTATTCCGATAATTTCCCTCGAAAACTTTTAACTGAACTTATAGATCATTCATATGAATTAGTAGTCTCCAGCCTAACAAAAAAATTAAAAGAAGAACTAAAATCAATCTAA